The window ACAATTAATGCATgcataactaataaaaaaattaataatattagtaTTATTAATATACTATATTTGGAATTTGTTATTATACACTCTATCAAGCTACGCTAAGAGTCATTTTGACCCTTGTCTCAACATttgaaaaatggttgaaaaaaaaattcagatggaaaagaatatttttatgttaaaaaataaagtagCGCTCGATATTGAACCAAACTTGTGGTCAAACTTTGTATAGATCATGTttagaaaattcattaaaaaattgtTCTAAAAAATGACTATTTCTTTTTCAATAAAACATGATTAGTTTGGCCGTAATTTAATCTGTGCTTATCTAATCAAATTTTGTATAAATCATGTTTAGAAgattcattaaaatatttattaattttctattgaaaaatatttgtttgatcataaTTTAATTTGTACTTATCTAGTCAAACTTTGTGTGAATCACGTTCAGAAAATTCAATTaactatttattaattttctactGAAAAATGATTCGTTTGATCATAATTTAATTTGtacttattttttcaaactttgtgTGGATCACGTTTAGAAAatccattaaaatatttattaattttctactGAAAAATTGATTCGTTTGACCATAATTTAATTTGTACTTATCTGGTCAAACTTTGTGAGGATCGTGTtcgaaaaattcattaaaatttttattcatttcctactaaaaaatgatttgtttgaccataaTTTAATTTGTGCTTTACATGAATTCttataatatttgataatttaattgttaattactattttgtgaacaaactttatttaatttaatttgctactgaatatatttattttaaattttaatatctaTTAGATTAACTTTAtctattttaatattctttaatattattcttATTAAGTTTGCTGGGTAAACATGTTATAAATAGAACACAACGGAGGAGAATAAATTACTTTGAAGTGGTAGCATACTAAATACTAAATTATGGCTTTCAAAGTAATGGCTTTTCTTCTTATCTTCATGGTGATGGGAATCTGTAAGTTTTTTATTTGCTTTGATTTTTAGTATATAATATGTTAGTATATAATACTGACTTTTGATATAATAGGTGTTTCACCAAAGGCAGAAGCAAGGGACGTTAACTTTTGTTGTTGCACCAAAGACGAAGATTGTAGAGTCCGTTGTGGTGTTCCTAAATATCATTGCAATATTGGACTTTGCTTCTGTAATTGGGCTTCACATTCCCAAGATGAAATTGATGAAGGCATAAACTgaagaattataaatttcatgagCCGAAAATAGAAAGCAACAATaagatttgaattattttaattaaatataaacttGTAGGGTTGCTTGTTCTATGCAACTTATAACAAGAAATTAGCCAAATAATAAAGGTTGctaattttttctttccttttctcgTCTTATACAGCTCTATTGAATCATATTAATTTATCatgatttgtcttatttttattatttgatataCCTGTCGGAAATgatatttaatttctttatattatagtaatttattatattttctggAATTCTTGAGATGAATAGAAAGTTACATTCTTTTAATTACAAAGtaagaaaggtgaaaaaataagTGCAGATTATTGgcatgaattttaaattcatgAACCATCTTCAACTTCATGTGTAAAAAAGAAAATGCGAAAAACTATCATTGCATAAATTGTCACCAATTCGACCATATTGTAATAGACTTATTATGCATAGCATTGATTCTCTCGTAGAATACATTCAAATATAGATTTTGAATTTACAagtggattatatatatatattataaatatttaccgacttttatttcaatagatggataaaaaaaaattaattagaactATTGAACTAAAATACATATGATCAAATAAATAACATGGTTACTGTCACGTTTTAAGACTACACACTGGACGTGATAAGATGTTTAAGACTATGAGTAGCTCAAAGCTAACTCATGACATCTGACATTATGTACTAGAATCATAATTTTTTCGCAAAGATGTGAGTGGAGGTTAACTGTTTATAATAACATGAGTAAGAAATATAGAGTCTGAAATCTGTCAATAacaatggaaaaaaataatttgacatTGTTACAAGCTGAGACGTCTACCAAGTCTAAATAAGCCTTTATAAATACTGAGGAGCCACTGGGACCGACCACCAGCTGACCCGGCGTCATGAAATACTAAACTAAAAATGAATCTAAACTATTTAGAAAGTACAAAAGACATAGTCCTCGGAACATGATGATTCACCAACTGAATTGCAGTAGAAATTTGTGATTGCAACTAGTCGTGGAGCTGAGGCGATTATCAAAACCTACATCATAATAGGATGTAACACAAGAAGTATGCGTTCTGTACTATaaaatatagtgtgtgtgtgtgtgtgtgtgagtaaCAGATGAAATCATGCAAAATTGAAGTACATTACGTAAGGAGTAAAAGTATTCATGAGAAGTGTACGATAAATCACTAGTTTAATAATGCTGaaatttctactatatagaagagtgagttgGAGGACAACTAAGgataaaattatcatttcataaaTACTCtagaatattttttctattatatttagtCTTAAAAGTTGATCATAAATTTCAAATGACAAAATAGCCAAACGTCTTTTTTAAAAATGTCAAGTGTGTCCTAATGATGTGACATTTAAGGTGAACCACACATTTTTTCAagcataatttttcaagaaatatgttttgtatattaataattaatcaatttaAAGAGATATTATctaaatttcaattcttttttagGATGTgaaattttcacttttattttattggaACAAAAATATCTAGAAAGAAGTATAACTATGTTATCGTATACTTATAAAACttttataaaagaatatgaaATTTAGTTCTAAACGAAAACGTATAAAATATTCGCATAATTTGAGATTAAGTTTGTACACAAATTAGATCAACTTGATTTTTTGAATCGATTCGAATCAATTTAGATAATATAATTTAGATGATTAAAAATTCAATTTGATTTACAAAATCAATTCTAGAATAGGGATACTATTtagaaaaatacctgaactttggcTAAATtctcagttgagcatactgaactttgcggggggtcctattaccccccaattttttttaaagtgaaatttaTTCCCCCTTAAGGGCTGACATGGCAAAGAGAGTGTGTTTTACTCTCTTAAAGAGAGTGAGCagacaaaaatatttaaaatatatatattttttacatttctttttctttttcttcttcctcttcctcctcctcctcctcctcctcctcctcctcctcttcttcttcttcttcttcttcctcctcctcctcctcttcttcgtcttcctcttcctcttcctcttcctcttcttcttcctattcctcttccttctcctcctcctcttcttcctcctcctcttcttcctcctcttcttcctcctcctcttcctccccttcttcctcttcctcttcctcttcctcttcctcttcttcctcttccttcttcttctatttccgacttcaaggtcatcgaaaattttaaaattgatattgttcaaTTTGCGtcgaaatttttttatttcatcagaACCTTGCAAGTCGCCGAAGTTTTGAGTTTTTCTGGCAGTGTTAACAGTATTATCAGTGTCATTTTTATCAGAGATTCGATGGGTATGTGAATGATCTCCATTATTACCAGTGTCATCATAATGGATGGGTATTACCACTGACGATGTTGTCCATTAGATTTTCAATTCATAAtggagaagaaaataagaaaggagaagagattaaataaaaattaattttaaataaaaaatacacgtGTCAATATGAGATTGACGCGTGTATTACACTCTCTACTCCAAAAATTGGGTATAGCGTTTCAGGGGGAGGGGAGGAAaaaattccactttaaaaaagtctaggggataataggacccccgcaaagttcagtatgctcaactgagaATTCAGGCAAAGTGCAGGTGTTTTTTTGAGTATTATCTCTTTAGAATATTACGGTACATCTATTTGGATATACTTGAATGTGTTTACAATCCGAacaaacttgaaaaataaaatatatattatgtgataataataaatttttttgttatcAATTATACATCCTATGTCTCagtttaaatatttctttttctatttaattagttctaaaaaagaattgacattttttatttggttagtgTTTTATAACATTATTAATATTTAGTCAttctgaattttatttatttgtcaaaaaGTCCACAAAGAAAAACTCTTCTATTTAAGGTTtgtttattttaaagataatttgaaacattgtaaagtttttgtatatattttaaattcgTTGTCTAATCAAAATGTTATAAATTGACATAAAGGGAGACGTAGTATATAGGAGGATGTCCAAATACTCACATATGtttcataaaagataaaaatatgaaattaattttagccacacatttaattgcataaagtaactattactatattatagtaacataataaaagaaatacttATAGATATTGATTATGTGTTTATCTATCAAACACAATAAACGATTCTTCCATAATTTTAAAACTTCACATTACATAACATTACAACGATTTGCACtacatataatttatgaaaacataattatttacttagtacctattaaaattattttaaacaacttaattaaaatgtaatattaactatctcatgttaaattactatattatatatcatgttaacttttgctaattcttttgattctttttctttgagGTAGCAAATTTCCTCATCAGGTAGACAaatcacttaaaaaaaaatttcttcctCATCAGATAGACAAATCACTTAAAAAGAGATTTCTTACTTACTATATTAAATTGGTCTCTAATTTTTAACATATATAACACATGAAATAAAGACAATCGTTTAATATTATGATACCATTGGTTATTCAGGCCATCAAAAGGACGCACGTGTTGTGAAACAGCCATAGTGATCTGCTGGAGAAAAAAGAATTGAGTTATAAGGGGAACATCATGAAAAGTGCAAGCAAATCACAAGATCAGTCGAATAATATAACTTACAGCattaacaaaaatatcataagcTTCTTCAGCTAGATATCCCAGAGTCGTTCCGCAATCAATCATGATAACGGTGGAGAAAAGTCAGCTTTTAACTTGTCAATAGCAGCcttgttagatgcattatcaaaagcaatatataaaattttttttttacaatatcataatattctgcaattttagtaatagattcagaaataaatttttcagtATGTCTACGatattcatcatacaaaaaaggtagaatacgtttttgcataacaaaattattatctattgagtgacaagtaatggttaaataatcatttttattgacaACACAACCAAGATCGGAAGTTAGAGCAATTCTACATtggatattttttaataatgtagataaataataaacatattgtgcatgaagtctaaaaatatcggcccgatAAGTATTTCTAAGAATACCATTAAATATAAgattataaattacttgaatataatgaataaaagcatctgAAGTAGCAAAAGTGAATagaaaacaacccacaactataatttttgttatttcttcccggtccttcattttattataattcttagcTAATtgaccacttgttgggttcaatctaATTTGTGTTGGCTCACCAATAGTCTCACTACCTTGTGCAATAAGTTACTCTCTAGCGTGATTATCTTTTATATGTCTTATCAACGAACCCGTACCCTCTTGATTGTCTCCTCTTTTATGTTCATatacaatttcacaaatattgcATCACACCTTAATTTGTCCTCCGTAAAAAATTCTCATGCAaaactagttcttttacgagctcttggggcacggggaggacggggaggaagattaaccgattcagatctaacattagcatttcctactgcaagtgtctcaccaatattttcatcatcatcatcatctaaattaaacgcatctacttcattttcttcttctataccataattttcctgagtttctgcataatccatatcgtgagcagcTAAATCTATTTCTTCCTCGAAAAGTTGACTAACCGGTATCGGAGGCACACAGGTGTATCTATTACTTGAACTACCTTTACCGGAACCGCCACCAATTCGtcttttactaccactaccacttccggaacaaaattttttgacacttttatcgagttttcttattttatctatattataaaataaactaaaaaatattcaaaatacacaataataataaaaataaatattcaacaattaatacactaattaaaaattaaagataagagatggaacgacaatactaaattttgaaagtatccaaaagttgcgactttagaaaactttcacttgtatttgtaatcacaaaattaaaataaaataaaattgagcactttaggagataattagaatatttgagagagattgagatttgtgtgaaaaatgaattttgaattggaggtatttatagaaaaaaattgaattaaaaagaatttttttgaattaattttatttttttaacaaattaggCCAATTGGCCGTTGGGAGCACCAAACGGCTATAATGCCGTTGGGCATCAATGGTCCAATTGGCAAATGTGGCCCAACGATCAATTTtgcagatttttttttaaatctaaccGGGCCGGGCCAGGTAATTGGTGGGCCTGGTCCGAGTTTGGACAGGGCCGAGTTAACCGGGTCTCTCAACTCAGACCGTCGGCAACCCTGTAGCCCGGGGGCTCACTGGTTCAGGTCATCTATTCGGGTCGAATTTACTGGGCCGAAACGGGCCAGCTCGGCCCGTTTGACAGGTTTACTTTTAGCcatgtttttgaaaaaatgtcaCCGTCATAGAGTTTCGTAAATTCCACATGTGAAACTTAATGACAATGACTAACTTTTAGGGCTGAGGCGCTTCCTACTTTAATGAACGAATAAGGTGTGAATCAATCCAGATTAGTCTAGACCAGGGGCGAACCCATATGTATAGgtggggtgcacgtgcacccgttaacgtcgaaaaaaattatgtgtatatACCTTGAGAAATTGGGATATAGCTACTAGTGCACCCCAAGATCAATTGGTACATAGGTTGAAGCCGACGCTTTCGTCCACGCGACCAAGGATCGATCTATGGGTTGCAcaaaaatttatctttattttcaataattcaGATTTAAAAACTACAAAATTGTTGGATTGAGGATTTGAACCCGCAACAAGTCCATAAGGTGACCCCTCCTTCACTATTGAGCTACCATGACTAATTGttcaataatattaaaagtaaacctcatattataagaaagtaaagttattagcttagaactcatatttgttctatatatttattttttcaatattgttCATGTCTTTGGCGACCAATTGAATATGATTATATCCCTTAATCGACATCGAAAGTTTTTCTAACATCTTAAGATAATATTGATGCaccacaatattatcaaaagcaataagcGTAAAAAAGCTTAAAGGTCTATTGTGTTtaagcacaaagtacaaataaagcgtgagatttaacgaaaaagggcataaaggtagaaaagatttaaatatatgtctagtccaagactaataatataagaatgaatgacaaatatataaacaaattttttttttttgataaagtgaaatatcaattgtttagtatTCGCCTCTTCATAAAGCCTCATTAACACGGGAAAGTATGTATTAGAAATTAAAACCTAAGTTGCACATTAAGTGAGGTGAGCGCTCAATACATTTTGAGTCTTGTTTCAAGGCTTATGTATGTCTTTGACAACATTGGTGTACCCACAGACTTCAAATCTTGGGTTCGCCTCTGGTCTAGACCCCAAAATGAGGACCGAATGCTGAGTGAAAAATTACCAAATAGAAGTTTACATCGACTCGAATTTCTTCTCATTTCCTATTTTTGTAGGTTCCCATTGTCTGGACATTCTTACTGCAAAGCCAAGTGATGCAGAATGGCTAAACATGCAAAGGAAAACAGAAGTTGAAATCATTGAAGGATGGATGACACAATACTATACTGATCTTTGAAAAATTCCCTAGACAATTATTAGTATATTTATTGTTAATCTTCATCAACATAAATATGTGTATATGAAAACACATATCTTAGATTTATTAATATAGTATGAAcacatatctatttttattacATTTTGCACTATATTGTGATGCAAATTCTACTTATTTATGCATGTCCACGAACTACCTTTTGGCTAATTAACAATTACTTGAATAGGATTTCCATTGCCTAAGAAATTATTAATGTTTCGGGATTCATTCGGAATTCggtatatgcaaatgaactatgtaaccacactaaattcgacgtttaCTATGACGAACTCGGgtttttcatccgaggtcgtttcgatcaaatgtgagTCCACAcccaaattttcaattttccaacttttcgatcaataggtcaaaatgagcccgGTGCATTGGGTCCCGAACCtaagatctacctagcctaaaattgatatttcggagcTGCTGGCGCAGTTGGAATTTGCATTCGAGGTCGTTTCATTGaagtttttgctcggtggccCTTTGAAACCAACAAAGACTTGACAACAGGGAATTGTTTCTAAATCGCAAAGTTAAGAGGAATATATGTGCTCTTTTCCCTTCATAGGCAAGACACTAAACATGACTTTGCTCCCCTTTTTACATTCACAACACGCAATAACTTAGCATGTCGTCTAACGTTTATGTAAAATTCTCAGTAGACCGCGGTCTAAAAGATTCATAAGTtgcaaaacaaataaaaagaggATCATTTACTAAATAGTTCTCTCACAATACAAGACAAATACTTTGACATCAGCCAAACACATAATTGGGCAGtgtttaacaaaattttcattcaaaatcaaatgCAACTATGGAGAATAATGTTATACCCAAGTGTTCAGAATCTACTTTACAAAGGAAGTAATCACTACATGAATCTACAATAAGTGGAACTAGGAAATTGCCTTAAGAGGCTACTAATGTAAAAGAAAACACCTAGAAACAGCAACACTATAGTTTATTACAAGAACAAGTAGTAAGTGCCAAACACTAATGCTGGCAACACAGGCGTTGCTCGTGGTAGCTGAAACCTTGACGGACTGAGAACCTGATATTTAAACAGATAAGGAACATGACTTAGCTTAACACGACAACTGACTAAAGGTATACATTAATTTACCAGAGAGTGTAGGGATAACTATATGACTTACAATTGTAACTGGCCCATCCAATCTGTTGTCTAGCCAGATCATAAATAACAATCTTGTCCTTAAGAACCATGTCTGCACagaaatatgaaaatatgaatcGACAAAAAAGAAGACAAGAGGTTACTTTTAGGCTTTGCTGATGATCTGCTACTTTTATGCAGGGGTGATTCAAAATCTATTACTGCATTACAGGAGAGATTCGAAAGACATTCAGCTGCGTCATCTGATTGCTAACGTACAGAAAAGTTATATCTATTTTGGGGGAACTTACCACCAGTACAGCAACAAATACTCAATCTGTTGGGATATTCTTAGGGAGAAACTGGCTTTCGGGTATCTGGGGGTCCCTTTGTGTACAAAGAGGCTAACTGCTCTCCAATGTGAGTCACTTATAGAGAAAATGCTTGGGAAGATGACTTCGTTGACAGCAAGGTTCCTAACATATTCTGGAAGGACCAAATTGCTCAAAAGTGTACTGTTTTCAATAGAGACTTTTTGGGCTCAAGTGTTTATACTGCCAAAGAAAACCATCCAGTTCATTGATACTTCTTTGGTACTTGTGCAAGAATAAAGAGAAGTTATGGGTACAATGAGTCCATGCCTAACAATTTAAGGCCAAGAATTATAATGGAAAGGGCAGATTGTATATTAGAGCTGTGTATAAGAGACTACAGGGTGACTTTCCAAAAGTACAGTGGAGGAAACTCATATTTAAAACAAAGGAGCTTCTAAATGGCTGTATATAATGAGATTAGCAATCATAGGCAGGCTGTATATAAACTGATCTTCTTTGTGTGCTGTATATTATTATCCTGGCAGAGGGTTACCAGAGCTAATTTGGAGTGGACACAAGAACTAAAATGGGCTATGCAATATTGTAAAGGAAGTAGTAAGGGTGATGAGGTGTGTAGAAGCTGCTTCTATCACTCACTTGTGGGCTGAGAGAAATCCTATTATTTTTTCAGCAAGGAAGAACCCCGCAAGACATCATTGTATCAGATCATTCAGGAGGTTCTATTCAGGCTGAATCTAAGGTTTTTGCTGTGATAGTCTTTTAAAAGTAGAGGATATATACGAATCTCAACAACAGGTTTAGCTCAGTAACTCAGCGAGCAAGACATAGAGGTGCAGGGAAACACAAAAAAGAGTGCACTCGTTCAACTTAAAAGAGGTTACCTCTTAAAATTGTCAGTCCTCGGCCTGGAAATTTCTGAAAGCCCATGCACCAGACAGTTTCAGCACCCTACAGAAGCAAAAACTGTACTGAGTGCAATAGATTACTTTCAAAAAAACTAAATTGCGGGAGCTAAAAGAGTTACATAACTTTTGGCCACAGTGTGAAGTCATCTGTAAACTTAAGAATACATACACGAGTTTAAGAAAATTTGACTTACAATGGAAAATTGTTGTACAAGGTAGTCCTCACCCCTTAATAGCATTGCTGCACCACCAGTGAAGTTCAAACTCACCACGGGAAATATATCAACGctgcacacacaaaaaaagtaCTAGTCAAAATTTCAGtgcaaaactaaactaaaccaTCAGAAAGAAATGAGCGTGGAAGCTCCCAAGttcaattttttaaagaaaacctGGAGGTGGTTCGATAGAACTGGCTAGTCAGGCCATCAAAAGCGCACACATGCTGTGAAACAGCCTTAGTGATCTGCGGGAGAAAAAAGAATTGAGTTATAAGGGGAACCTCATGACAGTGCAAGCAAAGCACAAGATCAGTCGAATAGTATAACTTACAGCattaacaaaaatatcataagcTTCTTCAGCAAGGTATCCCAGAGTCGTTCCAGAATCAACCATGGTTCCCCTGTATCTTGTTGTTTTAAATACTTGAGGATTGATTGTCAATGTCTGTCCATTGACAGCAATAGTCTCAAGATTCACCATGTAATGCGGCCCGGGCAACGAAAAAAGTGAGGATATTTATGAAAAAGCATAGGGGAAGGTGAAGGATATTTATCCACGTTCCATATTTACTGTGGGGGCAAAGAAAGGGAAAATCAAAGCTGTATTAGTATAGGCTTACACATTAAAGATTACCGTCTGATCACATTTTATTGGAAGCTTGATCAGTTCAAGAGTCCATACAGTAACAAAGGATATAAACTAATCAATAGCGAGGACTGCATATTTCAGCTTCCCTATTTGCATGATCGATCACTACTTGCTTGGGTTAGAGTATGCTATCCAAGTGCTGCTGGAGGCATGAACATTTTAGATGTGGCTACATGGAATAAGGCTGCAATTAGCAAGCTCTTATGGAACACCACAAAAGCTATTATGGGAATAGGGACTTGATGATGGATGTTCCCAACCAGGCCGCATGAATCATCCAAAGGATCCTCAAGGCTACAAAATACTTTGCTCAAGCTGGATATAGTGTTGAAGAAATCCTAACTATGCCTACCTTCTCAAGTAAGAAGTTTTATTTAAAGCTGAGACGGCATTTTCAGAAGGTGTCATGGAGAAGACTGGTATGCAACAATGAAGGCCTCCCTAGATGGATTTTTATGCTGAGATTGGCTGAACTTGGAATACTAAGTACCAGGGATCGTTTAGTCCAATGGGGTGTAACTACCAATCAGATTTGCCCTCTGTGTGAGAAGGAATCAGAAGGAAATATGAGTATCTTCTGAAATATGGCAGCAACTATTGAAGGAAAGCCCCAGCCCAATGGTTAGAGGAACTAAAATGGGCTGAACTACATGATAAAGGAAGAACACCAAAAGCTGAGGTCCACAAAATGATGTTGGATGCAGCAGTATACTATGTTTGGACGGAAAGGAATGCTCGAGTGTTTCAAAACAACAGACAGAGTCCTCAGGTTGTGTTCAAACTCATCATACAGGGCGTCCATGCTGGAGCTACTAAACAGGCTAGACTTGCAGTATGGTTGCAGGACTACAATTTTTATCCTAGCGGGAACTTAGTTTGTGTTGGTGTAGCTTAGGTACTGGCTACAATTTTGTGATGTTCAACAGTTGGTCTTTTTTCGATGCTATGTAATGTTCACTTCTGATAATGAGAATGGTTAGTTACCAAAAGAAGAACGTCACCATATCCCCACCTAAATGGTTAATCAGATAGTCTACTTCCCAGcatcaattatttaatttttacatcCCCGTTTTGTCTTTATTGATATGTTCTTACAAGATTTGACATGGCTTATTAAACTCCACTAGACACAAAAACAAGCACTTTTATACTAAGGGGACTTTTAGTAGTTCCGCCAGACAAACTGGGACAAAGTAATAAATCAAAGAGAAACTTCAACTGTGTAACTTTCGTTGCTTATTTTTCTGTCATCTTAGATGGAATTTTTCTGTTACTTTTATACCAAGTACCTTTGCTATGCCAATATTTGGCGCAAATCAGATGGCTATGCTAGAAGTTTTGGCAAAGTAAAATTGGAAACATTGTCACAAGCTATCAACAAAGAGAAATGAAGTCACACAAGCTCGCCAAGAAAGAGATAACTTACTGTGATGGGACAAGTGGAGTGTAAACCAAAGTTGGCTCCACAATTTGACCAAACACCA of the Capsicum annuum cultivar UCD-10X-F1 chromosome 11, UCD10Xv1.1, whole genome shotgun sequence genome contains:
- the LOC107846099 gene encoding aspartic proteinase 36-like isoform X1; the encoded protein is MVNLETIAVNGQTLTINPQVFKTTRYRGTMVDSGTTLGYLAEEAYDIFVNAITKAVSQHVCAFDGLTSQFYRTTSSVDIFPVVSLNFTGGAAMLLRGEDYLVQQFSIGAETVWCMGFQKFPGRGLTILRDMVLKDKIVIYDLARQQIGWASYNCSQSVKVSATTSNACVASISVWHLLLVLVINYSVAVSRCFLLH
- the LOC107846099 gene encoding aspartic proteinase 36-like isoform X2, with protein sequence MVDSGTTLGYLAEEAYDIFVNAITKAVSQHVCAFDGLTSQFYRTTSSVDIFPVVSLNFTGGAAMLLRGEDYLVQQFSIGAETVWCMGFQKFPGRGLTILRDMVLKDKIVIYDLARQQIGWASYNCSQSVKVSATTSNACVASISVWHLLLVLVINYSVAVSRCFLLH